The Papaver somniferum cultivar HN1 chromosome 3, ASM357369v1, whole genome shotgun sequence genome includes a region encoding these proteins:
- the LOC113360380 gene encoding uncharacterized protein LOC113360380, translating to MYDIQILLHFGITGIKTHMTEVKQCFFKLPARGQVLICCDGASQGNPGNVGLGFVARNDQGGCLGAAYGGLGLATNYLAEVMALVVAGEWAMKKRYENVCFSLDSKEVLLAFSNDRIPWIVVNRWNNIRKHISRITFIHSYREINFSADKMAKQGVLLARGIVMYYEDKPSFLPQLEREDGVYFRFSSWRSIC from the coding sequence ATGTATGATATCCAAATTTTACTTCATTTTGGAATTACAGGAATTAAGACTCACATGACTGAAGTAAAGCAATGTTTTTTCAAATTACCTGCAAGAGGACAAGTTCTGATATGCTGTGATGGAGCATCACAAGGTAACCCTGGAAATGTAGGATTGGGATTTGTGGCAAGAAATGATCAAGGTGGATGTTTGGGAGCAGCTTATGGAGGCTTGGGGTTAGCAACAAATTATCTGGCAGAAGTAATGGCCTTAGTGGTTGCTGGTGAATGGGCTATGAAGAAAAGGTATGAGAATGTTTGCTTCAGTCTTGATTCTAAAGAAGTTTTACTAGCTTTCAGCAATGATAGAATACCTTGGATTGTTGTGAATAGATGGAACAATATTAGAAAACATATATCAAGGATCACATTCATACATTCATATAGGGAGATAAATTTTTCTGCTGATAAAATGGCTAAACAGGGTGTTCTACTTGCAAGAGGGATTGTTATGTATTATGAAGACAAACCAAGTTTTCTGCCTCagttggaaagagaagatggtgtATACTTTAGATTCAGTTCTTGGAGAAGTATATGTTGA